From the Microbacterium thalassium genome, one window contains:
- a CDS encoding ATPase encodes MKNLLWFLLGIAGGFVLAHLVNKDPRGHEVLAEVDARIGQFTDRIADAYREQESRIAGLADEVKDAAAGAAQTARDAVAEAVADAGKPTD; translated from the coding sequence ATGAAGAATCTGCTGTGGTTCCTGTTGGGCATTGCCGGCGGGTTCGTGCTCGCGCACCTGGTCAACAAGGATCCCCGCGGACACGAAGTGCTCGCCGAGGTCGACGCGCGCATCGGGCAGTTCACCGATCGCATCGCCGACGCGTACCGCGAGCAGGAGTCGCGCATCGCGGGCCTGGCCGACGAGGTCAAGGACGCGGCCGCCGGCGCCGCCCAGACCGCCCGTGACGCCGTGGCGGAAGCCGTCGCAGACGCCGGCAAGCCCACGGACTGA
- the rpsD gene encoding 30S ribosomal protein S4, whose protein sequence is MATKSQDRRKVRMSRALGVALTPKAARYLEKRPYAPGEHGRTKRKADSDYAVRLREKQRLREQYGIREKQLRIQFEEARRKDGLTGENLVEQLEMRLDALVVRAGFARTTAQARQLVVHRHILVDGQLVDRPSFRVKPGQLIHVKAKSEALEPFQVAAAGGHAEVLPPVPGYLEVELDKLQARLVRRPKRAEVPVVCDVQLVVEYYAAR, encoded by the coding sequence GTGGCTACGAAGTCCCAGGACCGCCGCAAGGTCCGCATGTCCCGTGCCCTCGGTGTCGCACTGACCCCGAAGGCCGCCCGCTACCTCGAGAAGCGCCCGTACGCCCCCGGCGAGCACGGCCGCACCAAGCGCAAGGCCGACAGCGACTACGCCGTCCGCCTCCGCGAGAAGCAGCGTCTGCGCGAGCAGTACGGCATCCGCGAGAAGCAGCTGCGCATCCAGTTCGAGGAGGCCCGCCGCAAGGACGGTCTGACGGGTGAGAACCTCGTCGAGCAGCTCGAGATGCGTCTGGACGCCCTCGTCGTGCGCGCCGGCTTCGCCCGCACCACCGCGCAGGCCCGCCAGCTCGTCGTGCACCGCCACATCCTCGTGGACGGCCAGCTCGTCGACCGCCCGTCGTTCCGCGTGAAGCCGGGTCAGCTCATCCACGTCAAGGCCAAGAGCGAGGCCCTCGAGCCCTTCCAGGTGGCAGCCGCCGGCGGTCACGCCGAGGTCCTGCCCCCCGTTCCGGGCTACCTCGAGGTCGAGCTCGACAAGCTGCAGGCCCGTCTCGTGCGCCGCCCCAAGCGCGCCGAGGTTCCGGTCGTCTGCGACGTCCAGCTCGTCGTCGAGTACTACGCGGCTCGCTGA